CATTTCTCTTCAATCTGTCTCCGACAAAGATTGCTGTTGAATAAGCTTCTTCGCGCGACGTTGGGGCCACGGTCGGCGGCGTGGAGGGCGCCCCCCGGGCGGAGCTCGGTGCTAAATGGGGCGGGAATCGCACCGCTAGCATCTTTGGCGAATGGTCTGGAGGCGGGTGGGGGCGGGTTCTATACTCCGCGGCCCACTATCGGCGTTGCTTGCGGTCGCGCGTGGCCCCCGGTTTGAAGAACCGGGGGCGAAGACGTGCACTGCTGGGCGCCGGGAACTGAATTGCCTCGACGGGAACTTTGCCATGCGATCGATCGCCATCATCAATCAGAAGGGGGGCGTCGGCAAAACGACGACCGCCGTCAATCTGAGCGCCGCTCTCGCCGCCAGCGGGGTCCGCGTCGGGCTGATCGATCTCGATCCGCAGGCTCATGCGTCGCTTCACTTCGGCCTGGGCCCGCAGCAAGATCTGCCGAACACGTACGACTTGCTCACCGGCGAGAAGACGCTGGGCGACTGTTGGCAGTCGGTGGAAGAAAACCTGTGGGTCGCGCCGTCGCACATCGATTTGGCCGCCGCCGAGGTGGAACTCGCCGGCGTCGTCGGTCGCGAGCTGATTTTGCGCGACGCCCTCACGGAGAACGCCGCGGCGCAGAACTTCGACCTCGTGCTGATGGATTGCCCGCCATCGCTGGGCATTCTCACGATCAACGCCCTGTCGGCGGTCGACGACGTCTTCCTGCCGCTGCAGCCCCACTTCCTCGCGTTGCATGGTCTCAGCAAGCTGCTGCAAACGATCGACTTGGTGCATCGCCGGCTGAACGACCGCCTGCGACTCGCCGGGGTGGTGCTCTGCCTGTACGACTCGTCGACGAGGTTAGCGGCGGAAGTGAGCGCCGACGTTTCGGCTTACTTCTCCGAAGGCGCCGAGCGA
This sequence is a window from Lacipirellula parvula. Protein-coding genes within it:
- a CDS encoding ParA family protein; amino-acid sequence: MRSIAIINQKGGVGKTTTAVNLSAALAASGVRVGLIDLDPQAHASLHFGLGPQQDLPNTYDLLTGEKTLGDCWQSVEENLWVAPSHIDLAAAEVELAGVVGRELILRDALTENAAAQNFDLVLMDCPPSLGILTINALSAVDDVFLPLQPHFLALHGLSKLLQTIDLVHRRLNDRLRLAGVVLCLYDSSTRLAAEVSADVSAYFSEGAERQQPWLSGRLFASRIRRNIRLAEAPSFEQSIFKYAPTSAGAEDYRALADEVLALYGLQQTPVVQAA